Genomic segment of Dactylococcopsis salina PCC 8305:
TAGGTAACTCGGAAACCAAAGCCAGATCAAAAACAATGCCAATTTTAGAAATCCTTCGCCATTGGGGTTGAGCAAACAATCGATCGTAAAAGCCGCCCCCATATCCCAACCGATACCCACGAGAATCACAAGCAACGGCTGGCACTAAAATCAAATCGACAGCTTCAGGAGAACAAATTGGCGCAGAAGGTAAAGGTTCTCGAATCCCAAACCCACCCTTCGTTAAAGCGTCTCCAGGCTTCCAAAAATGCCAACTCAGTTCATTTTCCACACAGCGAGGCACTCCCCAACTATAAACACTGAGATTGAATAAAGGATCAAGACTGGGTTCGGAACGAAAATAAAAATAACTGAGGATCGTTCCCCCCTCAGACACAACAGAAGACATATCTAAATATTGATTTAATGCTTCACAGATCGCCTGACTTTTATTGTCCCATTCTTGCTCAGAGAGGGATTTTCGAGCTTGTAGCAATTCTTTTCGTAATCTCTTTTTATCTACCATTTTTCCCCTTAAAAGCGTAGGAAGTGCTAAATGTCTCTTCCCAGAGAGCAAAATCTCTGCCATGCTATAAATGTAAAGGTTCGTTAAGAAAACTCAGATTCTCCCGATTCACCAACAGGGAAATCATTGAGGCATTTTACCGAAACCAGCCGTTCATTTATCAAATCACAATTATATGACCAAAACGATACCAAAAACGCCCAAGGATGCTTCGCAGGAGTTAATTAATTCTGAGATACGGTTACGAGATGTGATCAAAACGATTCCGAAAGAATGTTTTCAGAAAAATCCGCGTAAAGCCTGGTCATCGGCGTTAATGAGTGTCATCGCCGCCGCCATTGGTTACAGCGCCATCGCCTTTTCCCCTTGGTTTCTTTTGCCCTTCGCTTGGATTTTTACGGGAACTGCAT
This window contains:
- a CDS encoding 5-formyltetrahydrofolate cyclo-ligase, which codes for MAEILLSGKRHLALPTLLRGKMVDKKRLRKELLQARKSLSEQEWDNKSQAICEALNQYLDMSSVVSEGGTILSYFYFRSEPSLDPLFNLSVYSWGVPRCVENELSWHFWKPGDALTKGGFGIREPLPSAPICSPEAVDLILVPAVACDSRGYRLGYGGGFYDRLFAQPQWRRISKIGIVFDLALVSELPTDAWDVPLDGVCTDQRLIINSDQLSKYGRQGE